In Dasania marina DSM 21967, the genomic window TGCCGCCCCTATGCCGAGGCCATAGCCAATGGCGAAGCCATTAACAAATGCCCGCCCGGCGGCGAAACCACCATACACGACTTGGCTAACCTGTTAGATGTAGAGCCGCTACCACTAGATGCCGAGCACGGCGCCGAAGACGTTAAAAAAATCGCCTATGTACGCGAAGACGAGTGCATAGGTTGCACCAAGTGCATACAGGCCTGCCCCGTGGATGCCATTTTGGGTGCTGCTAAACAAATGCACACCGTGATCGCCGATGAATGTACCGGTTGCGACTTATGCGTAGAGCCTTGCCCAGTAGACTGTATAGATATGCTTCCCATACAAACCACCGTGCAAAGCTGGAGCTGGCAATTACCCCCCTCACCGGAAGAGCGGCTTAACCGCGCCAGCATCATCGCCACCGACCGCGAGCCGGAGGCCAGCGTATGAGCCACACGCTATCCAACACCCTATCCAACAACAAACCTAAAACCTACCCCACACCGGGCGGCGTACACCCACCACAAAACAAAAGCCAATCTACCGGCGGCCCCATACAACAGGCCAGCCTACCAACAGAGTTAGTGCTGCCCCTATCGCAACACATTGGCGCACCTGCCAAAGCGATTGTTGCCGTGGGCGATAAAGTATTAAAAGGCCAGTGCATAGCTAAAGCCAACGGTAACATTAGTGCTTATATCCATGCGCCCAGCTCGGGCGATGTTATCGCTATAGAGCCGCGCGCCATCCCCCACGCCTCGGGCATGCAAGATAACTGCATAGTGATAAAAACCGATGGTGAGGATAACTGGTGCGCATTACAGGGCTGCGAGGATTTTAGACTACTAGCGCCCAGCGACTTGATAGCGCAAATACGGCTAGCGGGCATTACCGGCTTAGGCGGTGCGGGCTTTCCCACGGCGGTAAAACTAATTACCTCCGATACCCAAGCCAGCCTTAACAAGGCCATAGACACCCTCATCATCAATGGCACCGAGTGCGAGCCCTACATCACCGCCGACGACGTATTAATGCGCGAGCGTGCCCAGCAAGTCATCAGCGGCATACAAATACTGCAGCATATTATTAAGCCCAGCACGTCCACCTTAATAGGCGTAGAAAACAACAAGCCCGAAGCCATAGCCGCACTAGAAGCTGCCATAGCCGAGGCTGGGTCTGAGCCTGGGGCCAGCAACATCACCGTGGTGAGTTTTGAGGGTAAATACCCCTCCGGTGGCGAGAAACAGTTGATACAAACTTTAACTGGCCGGGAAGTGCCCAGCGGCGGCTTGCCCGCCGACGTAGGCATAGTGTGCCAAAACGTGGGCACCGTTGCCGCCATCCATGACGCTATCGTCTTGGGTAAACCGCTAATCAGCCGCATCACCACCGTCACCGGCCAGGCCTGCGCGCAGCCACAAAACGTTGAGGTTTTAATCGGCAGCCCTATAGCCCATGTGCTGGCACAAGCAGGTTTTGATGCCGATGCCTGCCACCGTTTAGTGATGGGCGGCCCCATGATGGGCTTTACCCTTACCGACACCAGTGTGCCAATAATCAAAGCCACTAACTGCCTGCTGGCCGCCAGCGAGGCCGAGCTACCCACACCGCCACCGGCGCAAGCCTGTATACGTTGCGGCATGTGTGCCGAAGCCTGCCCCGCCTCTTTGTTACCCCAGCAATTGTATTGGTACGCCCGCAGTAAAGAATATGACAA contains:
- the rsxB gene encoding electron transport complex subunit RsxB, with the protein product MIELISQYPLLTAVAALVALSIPFGALLGFAAIRFKTEGNPIIDQIEALLPQTQCGQCSYPGCRPYAEAIANGEAINKCPPGGETTIHDLANLLDVEPLPLDAEHGAEDVKKIAYVREDECIGCTKCIQACPVDAILGAAKQMHTVIADECTGCDLCVEPCPVDCIDMLPIQTTVQSWSWQLPPSPEERLNRASIIATDREPEASV
- the rsxC gene encoding electron transport complex subunit RsxC, whose translation is MSHTLSNTLSNNKPKTYPTPGGVHPPQNKSQSTGGPIQQASLPTELVLPLSQHIGAPAKAIVAVGDKVLKGQCIAKANGNISAYIHAPSSGDVIAIEPRAIPHASGMQDNCIVIKTDGEDNWCALQGCEDFRLLAPSDLIAQIRLAGITGLGGAGFPTAVKLITSDTQASLNKAIDTLIINGTECEPYITADDVLMRERAQQVISGIQILQHIIKPSTSTLIGVENNKPEAIAALEAAIAEAGSEPGASNITVVSFEGKYPSGGEKQLIQTLTGREVPSGGLPADVGIVCQNVGTVAAIHDAIVLGKPLISRITTVTGQACAQPQNVEVLIGSPIAHVLAQAGFDADACHRLVMGGPMMGFTLTDTSVPIIKATNCLLAASEAELPTPPPAQACIRCGMCAEACPASLLPQQLYWYARSKEYDKLEELNLFDCIECGACSYVCPSTIPLVQYYRASKADIREHKAEMHKAEQSKVRFEARQQRLEREEQEKADKRAARQAAAKAKLAAAQTGGEQELDPVQAAIARAKAKKAAKVAAAEQAIATATSETAATNPAATPTDEAN